CGGTTCGAAAGGTGCGGTCACCGTCACCCCGGCGGCCGCAGAGGAGGCGCTGTCGCTACTCCGGAGTGAGGAGATGGACACCGACGAGGCCGGCCTTCGACTGTTCGTCCAACAGGGCGGCTGTGCGGGTCTCTCCTACGGGATGCGGTTCGACGACGCGCCCGAGGAAGACGACACGGTGACGACACACCACGGCCTGCGCGTGTTCGTCGATCCGGCCAGCCTGAACTACGTCGGCGGGTCGACCGTGGACTACGAGTCCGGTCTCCAAGCGGCCGGCTTCCACGTCGAGAACCCGAACGTCGTCAGCGAGTGTGGCTGTGGCGAGTCGTTCCGGACCTGACCCGGTCTCCGCCTACTCCTGCGAGTTCTCCAACTGGAAGGCGACCTCTACTTCCGCCTGGTACTCCCGCCCCTCGACGGACGCGACCTCGACACCGAACTCCTTCACCTCGATCCAGTGG
This genomic window from Salinirubrum litoreum contains:
- a CDS encoding HesB/IscA family protein encodes the protein MSTDAADSGSKGAVTVTPAAAEEALSLLRSEEMDTDEAGLRLFVQQGGCAGLSYGMRFDDAPEEDDTVTTHHGLRVFVDPASLNYVGGSTVDYESGLQAAGFHVENPNVVSECGCGESFRT
- a CDS encoding dodecin, with the protein product MVFKKITLIGRSTEGFDAATDDAIDRAEATLNNVHWIEVKEFGVEVASVEGREYQAEVEVAFQLENSQE